One region of Takifugu flavidus isolate HTHZ2018 chromosome 14, ASM371156v2, whole genome shotgun sequence genomic DNA includes:
- the LOC130537095 gene encoding remodeling and spacing factor 1-like isoform X19: MAASAATASSSLGLCPNYAVICSFLERYGALLDLPELTFPQLERYLQDTSSVPKLLVDLHVKLLRKIGKSVSADRWEKYLVKVCQEFNTTWAWELEQKGYKEMQTECKAAILKYLCECQFDENVKFKTAINEEDPDKMRILPIGRDKDGQMYWFQLDQDDNVRVYVEEQDDLDGSSWKCIVKTRNDLAEVVALLKTQIDPELLKREQENMAESEKKENTEGEVKKSESSSDEDSRDGDVKCSVSQKVDWADNGVSQNSVIEGNVEAESCSEKPPADVNMCDKNLIIKKEPPDISDRKPNKETMAVSIKSENGEEVKTNGEVKKISPEGIQQALKTQEQAKIPLKKRGMKFSEDFDKNSNIIVPNPSLHHGNECAKTELAPEQAGKTLGVNDHVNGDVQAQAEKEPQSDSKPKETVRMEQENSPSEAKNEGLTEKPSAAAPVEAPAVAPVEAPAVAPAVAPEEAPAVAPEEAPAAAPVVAPEVAPAVAPVVAPAVAPEEAPAAAPEVAPVVAPAAAPEVAPVVAPAVAPVVASVEAPVEASVVAPVVAPEEAPAAAPEVAPEVAPAVAPAAAPEVAPVVAPEVAPVVVPAVAPEVAPEVAPEVAPEVAPAASPEVAPVVASEVAPVVAPAVAPEVAPAASPEVAPVVAPAASPEVAPAASPEVAPAASPEVAPVVAPEVAPVVASEVASVVAPAASPEVAPVVASVVAPVVAPEVAPEVAPEVAPEVAPEVAPVVAPEVAPEVAPEGALVEAPAVAPAVAPEVAPVTVSATPILPKNSNNQREKSPNDHKHTRSPSLKPDERHSAEESDRTEGTKTTMKEGLIDTRGDIEGEKAETREPTDKPDVEMAEIQKGTSQEAKNAVKTAAEEMVTETNSAEAPEKVESSKVKTFDHGDAEGKASMASEKETSQHSEGTANSDGGIKEDSTVAGESKMWVEKPAGKEEPSHPSEGRNTVRQPDPRPSRTEEDGERKSLSSDNKDDANDKNAALPTLDPPAEANEDEEKLEEEMQNKAECKTKDGLSQTPSKPDAGNETEQQNKDEKKTEVCSLEETPVRTQARTKRPVHRRRAEVQMEDWPTDAESDANVGRSLRRSPRISRPTAKAVEIHDKVSQNTTPAEKPEDEKSAKEKEEEEELEEAKATQKKPREKKVDQEGQTKSKGRKRRRVRWSNTRTHRKKRSSEDDASDQESSEEEESEEEDDSDEDYKVERGRRRRNRNRERRSSDSSTSSDDDLPPNDDPCKHCGLPNHPELILLCDSCDSGYHTACLRPPLMIIPDGEWFCPPCQHKQLCDKLQEQLQNLDAALKKKERAERRKERLIYVGISVENIIAPSVEEEPKPEIIKEKKEVKKSKSWGRRSTRNKKSISYRFDEFDEAIEEAIEEDVKEAEGGGAGRGKDMSNITGHRGKDMSAILQADDGKENGQVPRPTAGQRRKKRRRLNDLDSDSTVDEEESEEEFCLSESSEEFVASDNESEAETGVESNHSEGSDTPHVTSRIRNVPQRRHSSRKRQRPSWYSDEEEESGEEEEDEIVTEGSSEFSDGDLDMSRRRSRRSRKAQVNYRETSESEGSQADTNRSKLKPRRRQESSDSEVSFSGDSEDESRGKRRAGSSEEDSRERRRRLALKRRRASEEDNSDDSSDDSSEEEDRPIRKRVNRIDSDDDEEEDTWVAKEAAEKADEESNLAGSKLEPPSSNGQGRIKSPEGHPPARDQLTNTEPPKNAGVTPAAPLAPNGVSGQDVAGQEDDEDDLLGVTDLVDYVCNNEDL; this comes from the exons ATGGCTGCTTCGGCGGCAACGGCGAGTTCTTCCCTTGGTTTGTGTCCTAATTATGCTGTGATTTGCTCCTTTCTGGAGCGTTACGGTGCTTTGCTGGACCTACCGGAGCTGACCTTTCCTCAGCTGGAGCGTTATCTGCAGGACACATCATCAG TTCCAAAGTTGCTGGTTGATCTCCATGTTAAGTTACTAAGGAAGATCGGCAAGTCGGTGTCAGCAGATAGGTGGGAGAAATATCTAGTAAAG GTGTGTCAGGAGTTTAATACAACATGGGCGTGGGAACTCGAACAGAAAGGATACAAGGAGATGCAAACAGAATGCAAAGCAGCCATTCTGAAA TACTTGTGTGAGTGCCAGTTTGATGAAAACGTGAAGTTTAAAACGGCCATCAATGAGGAAGACCCAGATAAGATGCGTATTCTGCCCATTGGCCGGGACAAAGATGGTCAGATGTACTGGTTTCAACTGGATCAAGATGACAATGTGCGCGTCTACGTGGAGGAACAGGACGATTTGGACGGGTCGTCCTGGAAGTGCATCGTCAA AACCAGAAACGACTTGGCTGAAGTGGTCGCTTTGCTCAAGACGCAAATTGATCCGGAGCTGCTAAAAAGGGAGCAGGAAAACATGGCAGAGTCTGAGAAGAAAGAGAACACGGAAG GTGAAGTTAAAAAGTCAGAGAGTTCGTCTGATGAAGACAGCAGAGACGGCGATGTTAAATGTTCTGTCTCACAGAAAGTTGACTGGGCTGACAACGGCGTCTCACAGAACAGCGTCATCGAGGGCAACGTCGAAGCGGAGTCGTGTTCAGAAAAACCCCCTGCGGATGTCAACATGTGCGACAAAAATCTGATCATTAAAAAAGAGCCGCCAGACATTTCTGACAGGAAGCCGAACAAAGAGACCATGGCTGTATCCATAAAGTCCGAGAATGGAGAAGAGGTGAAGACGAATGGAGAAGTTAAGAAGATCAGCCCTGAAGGGATCCAGCAAGCTCTCAAAACCCAGGAACAGGCCAAGATTCCTTTGAAAAAACGAGGGATGAAGTTTAGTGAAGACTTTGACAAAAACAGCAATATTATAGTCCCAAACCCATCCCTTCATCACGGGAACGAATGTGCAAAAACAGAGCTGGCCCCTGAGCAGGCGGGTAAGACGTTGGGCGTAAATGATCACGTTAACGGTGACGTCCAAGCCCAGGCAGAGAAAGAACCCCAGAGTGATTCAAAACCTAAAGAGACTGtgaggatggagcaggagaatTCACCTTCAGAGGCAAAAAATGAGGGTTTGACAGAAAAgccgtcagcagcagctccagtg GAGGCTCCAGCTGTAGCTCCAGTGGAGGCTCCAGCTGTAGCTCCAGCTGTAGCTCCAGAGGAGGCTCCAGCGGTGGCTCCAgaggaggctccagcagcagctccagtggtggctccagaggtggctccagctgtaGCTCCAGTGGTGGCTCCAGCTGTAGCTCCAgaggaggctccagcagcagctccagaggtggctccagtg gtagctccagcagcagctccagaggtggctccagTGGTGGCTCCAGCTGTAGCTCCAGTGGTGGCTTCAGTGGAGGCTCCAGTGGAGGCTTCAGTGGTGGCTCCAGTGGTGGCTCCAgaggaggctccagcagcagctccagaggtggctccagaggtggctccagcagtagctccagcagcagctccagaggtggctccagtggtggctccagaggtggctccagTGGTGGTTCCAGCAGTAGCTCCAGAGGTAGCTCCAGAGGTAgctccagaggtggctccagaggtggctccagcagcatctccggAGGTGGCTCCAGTGGTGGCTTCAGAGGTGGCTCCAGTGGTGGCTCCAGCAGTAgctccagaggtggctccagcagcatctccggaggtggctccagtggtggctccagcagcatctccagaggtggctccagcagcatctccagaggtagctccagcagcatctccggAGGTGGCTCCAGTG gtggctccagaggtggctccagTGGTGGCTTCAGAGGTGGCTTCAGTG GtagctccagcagcatctccggAGGTGGCTCCAGTGGTGGCTTCAGTGGTGGCTCCAGTGGTggctccagaggtggctccagaggtggctccagaggtggctccagaggtagctccagaggtggctccagTG GTAgctccagaggtggctccagAGGTAGCTCCAGAGGGGGCTCTGGTAGAGGCTCCAGCTGTAGCTCCAGCTGTAgctccagaggtggctccagTGACTGTGTCAGCGACGCCAATTTTGCCCAAAAACTCCAACAATCAACGTGAGAAAAGTCCCAATGACCACAAACACACTAGAAGTCCGAGTCTGAAACCTGATGAACGTCATTCAGCTGAGGAGTCAGATCGGACTGAAGGAACAAAGACGACGATGAAAGAAGGTTTAATCGACACAAGAGGAGACATTGAAGGAGAGAAAGCAGAAACCAGAGAACCCACAGACAAACCTGACGTTGAAATGGCAGAAATCCAAAAAGGGACCAGCCAAGAGGCCAAAAATGCTGTCAAAACTGCAGCCGAGGAAATGGTAACTGAAACAAACAGTgcagaagctccagaaaaggtggAATCTTCTAAGGTGAAAACATTCGACCACGGagatgcagaaggaaaagcCAGCATGGCCTCGGAGAAGGAAACATCCCAGCATTCAGAGGGAACAGCAAACTCTGACGGTGGAATCAAAGAGGACTCCACAGTTGCCGGCGAAAGTAAGATGTGGGTGGAAAAAcctgcaggaaaagaagaaccaTCTCATCCTTCGGAGGGGAGAAACACAGTGAGACAACCTGACCCAAGGCCTTCAAGgacagaagaagatggagagcgGAAGAGTCTGTCGTCGGACAACAAAGATGACGCCAACGATAAAAATGCAGCGCTCCCAACCCTAGATCCTCCAGCAGAGGCCAACGAAGATGAAGAGAAGCTAGAAGAGGAAATGCAGAACAAAGCTGAATGTAAAACCAAGGATGGTTTGTCACAGACGCCCTCCAAGCCTGATGCAGGAAACGAAACTGAGCAACAAAACAAGGACGAAAAGAAGACGGAGGTCTGCTCGCTCGAAGAGACGCCAGTCAGGACTCAGGCCAGAACTAAACGGCCGGTTCACCGCAGGCGAGCCGAAGTCCAGATGGAGGATTGGCCAACGGATGCCGAATCGGACGCTAACGTGGGCAGATCGCTGCGGAGATCCCCTAGAATCTCAAGACCAACTGCAAAGGCTGTAGAGATCCACGACAAAGTGAGCCAGAACACCACGCCGGCGGAGAAGCCGGAGGATGAGAAGAGCGcgaaggaaaaagaggaagaggaggagctggaggaagccaaGGCCACGCAGAAGAAACCAAGGGAGAAAAAGGTTGATCAGGAAGGTCAAACCAAGTCAAAG GGAAGGAAGCGGCGGAGGGTCCGATGGTCCAACACACGGACGCATCGCAAAAAGCGAAGCTCTGAAGATGACGCCAGCGACCAGGAGTCGagcgaagaggaggagagcgaagaAGAGGACGACAGTGACGAGGACTATAAGGTGGAGCGAGGCAGAAGGCGGCGGAATCGCAACCGGGAGCGACGCAGCTCGGACTCCTCCACATCCTCGGATGATGACCTACCTCCAAACGACGACCCCTGTAAACACTGTGGTCTTCCAAATCACCCTGAGCTG ATCTTACTGTGCGATTCCTGTGACAGCGGCTACCACACGGCCTGCCTGAGGCCCCCCCTCATGATCATCCCTGATGGCGAATGGTTCTGCCCGCCCTGTCAGCAC AAGCAGCTGTGCGACAAACTGCAAGAGCAACTGCAAAACCTGGACGCCGCGTTGAAGAAGAAggaaagagcagagaggag GAAAGAGCGATTGATCTACGTTGGAATTAGCGTTGAAAACATCATCGCCCCCTCG gtggaggaggagccaaAGCCCGAGAtcatcaaagagaagaaagaagtgaAGAAAAGCAAGAGCTGGGGTCGAAGGTCAACGAGGAACAAGAAATCCATCAGCTACAG GTTTGATGAATTTGATGAGGCGATCGAGGAGGCCATCGAGGAAGACGTGAAAGAAGCAGAAGGCGGAG GAGCAGGACGGGGCAAAGACATGTCCAACATCACCGGCCATCGAGGAAAAGACATGTCCGCCATCCTGCAGGCCGACGACGGAAAAGAGAACGGCCAGGTACCGCGACCCACCGCCGGGCAGCGCAGGAAGAAACGCCGGCGCCTGAACGACCTGGACAGTGACAGCACcgtggacgaggaggagagcgaggaagagTTTTGTCTAAGCGAAAG CTCAGAGGAGTTTGTCGCCTCCGACAATGAATCGGAGGCCGAAACGGGCGTAGAGTCCAACCACAGCGAAGGCAGCGACACGCCTCACGTGACATCGCGAATCAGAAACGTGCCGCAGCGCCGACACAGctccaggaagaggcagaggccGAGTTGGTACTCGGACGAAGaagaggagagtggagaggaagaggaagatgaaataG TGACCGAAGGCTCCAGCGAGTTTAGTGACGGAGATCTGGACATGAGTCGACGGCGTTCCCGGCGGAGTCGGAAGGCTCAGGTGAACTACAGAGAGACCTCCGAGTCTGAAGGTTCTCAGGCCGACACCAATCGGTCCAAGCTGAAACCCAGGAGACGGCAGGAGAGCTCTGACAGCGAAG tcaGTTTCTCCGGCGACTCTGAGGATGAGTccagggggaagaggagagcggGCTCTTCTGAGGAGGACTCCAGAGAACGACGCAGGAGGCTTGCGCTGAAACGGCGACGGGCCTCCGAAGAGGACAACTCTGACGACTCGTCCGACGACTcctcggaggaggaggatcggCCCATCCGCAAAAGAGTGAATCGCATCGACTCGGACgacgacgaggaggaggacacttGGGTGGCAAAGGAAGCCGCTGAGAAAGCGGATGAAGAATCAAACCTTGCAGGCAGTAAACTGGAGCCGCCGTCCAGTAACGGACAGGGTCGAATAAAGAGCCCTGAGGGGCACCCCCCCGCCAGAGACCAGCTCACGAATACGGAGCCGCCCAAAAACGCCGGCGTCACGCCAGCCGCCCCCTTAGCACCAAACGGCGTGTCCGGCCAAGACgtggcaggacaggaggacgacGAAGACGACCTGTTAGGAGTCACAGACCTCGTGGACTACGTCTGCAATAACGAAGACttgtaa
- the LOC130537095 gene encoding remodeling and spacing factor 1-like isoform X9 — MAASAATASSSLGLCPNYAVICSFLERYGALLDLPELTFPQLERYLQDTSSVPKLLVDLHVKLLRKIGKSVSADRWEKYLVKVCQEFNTTWAWELEQKGYKEMQTECKAAILKYLCECQFDENVKFKTAINEEDPDKMRILPIGRDKDGQMYWFQLDQDDNVRVYVEEQDDLDGSSWKCIVKTRNDLAEVVALLKTQIDPELLKREQENMAESEKKENTEGEVKKSESSSDEDSRDGDVKCSVSQKVDWADNGVSQNSVIEGNVEAESCSEKPPADVNMCDKNLIIKKEPPDISDRKPNKETMAVSIKSENGEEVKTNGEVKKISPEGIQQALKTQEQAKIPLKKRGMKFSEDFDKNSNIIVPNPSLHHGNECAKTELAPEQAGKTLGVNDHVNGDVQAQAEKEPQSDSKPKETVRMEQENSPSEAKNEGLTEKPSAAAPVEAPAVAPVEAPAVAPAVAPEEAPAVAPEEAPAAAPVVAPEVAPAVAPVVAPAVAPEEAPAAAPEVAPVVAPAAAPEVAPVVAPAVAPVVASVEAPVEASVVAPVVAPEEAPAAAPEVAPEVAPAVAPAAAPEVAPVVAPEVAPVVVPAVAPEVAPEVAPEVAPEVAPAASPEVAPVVASEVAPVVAPAVAPEVAPAASPEVAPVVAPAASPEVAPAASPEVAPAASPEVAPVVAPEVAPVVASEVASVVAPAVAPEVAPAASPEVAPVVASVVAPVVAPEVAPEVAPEVAPEVAPEVAPVVAPEVAPEVAPEGALVEAPAVAPAVAPEVAPVTVSATPILPKNSNNQREKSPNDHKHTRSPSLKPDERHSAEESDRTEGTKTTMKEGLIDTRGDIEGEKAETREPTDKPDVEMAEIQKGTSQEAKNAVKTAAEEMVTETNSAEAPEKVESSKVKTFDHGDAEGKASMASEKETSQHSEGTANSDGGIKEDSTVAGESKMWVEKPAGKEEPSHPSEGRNTVRQPDPRPSRTEEDGERKSLSSDNKDDANDKNAALPTLDPPAEANEDEEKLEEEMQNKAECKTKDGLSQTPSKPDAGNETEQQNKDEKKTEVCSLEETPVRTQARTKRPVHRRRAEVQMEDWPTDAESDANVGRSLRRSPRISRPTAKAVEIHDKVSQNTTPAEKPEDEKSAKEKEEEEELEEAKATQKKPREKKVDQEGQTKSKGRKRRRVRWSNTRTHRKKRSSEDDASDQESSEEEESEEEDDSDEDYKVERGRRRRNRNRERRSSDSSTSSDDDLPPNDDPCKHCGLPNHPELILLCDSCDSGYHTACLRPPLMIIPDGEWFCPPCQHKQLCDKLQEQLQNLDAALKKKERAERRKERLIYVGISVENIIAPSVEEEPKPEIIKEKKEVKKSKSWGRRSTRNKKSISYRFDEFDEAIEEAIEEDVKEAEGGGAGRGKDMSNITGHRGKDMSAILQADDGKENGQVPRPTAGQRRKKRRRLNDLDSDSTVDEEESEEEFCLSESSEEFVASDNESEAETGVESNHSEGSDTPHVTSRIRNVPQRRHSSRKRQRPSWYSDEEEESGEEEEDEIVTEGSSEFSDGDLDMSRRRSRRSRKAQVNYRETSESEGSQADTNRSKLKPRRRQESSDSEVSFSGDSEDESRGKRRAGSSEEDSRERRRRLALKRRRASEEDNSDDSSDDSSEEEDRPIRKRVNRIDSDDDEEEDTWVAKEAAEKADEESNLAGSKLEPPSSNGQGRIKSPEGHPPARDQLTNTEPPKNAGVTPAAPLAPNGVSGQDVAGQEDDEDDLLGVTDLVDYVCNNEDL, encoded by the exons ATGGCTGCTTCGGCGGCAACGGCGAGTTCTTCCCTTGGTTTGTGTCCTAATTATGCTGTGATTTGCTCCTTTCTGGAGCGTTACGGTGCTTTGCTGGACCTACCGGAGCTGACCTTTCCTCAGCTGGAGCGTTATCTGCAGGACACATCATCAG TTCCAAAGTTGCTGGTTGATCTCCATGTTAAGTTACTAAGGAAGATCGGCAAGTCGGTGTCAGCAGATAGGTGGGAGAAATATCTAGTAAAG GTGTGTCAGGAGTTTAATACAACATGGGCGTGGGAACTCGAACAGAAAGGATACAAGGAGATGCAAACAGAATGCAAAGCAGCCATTCTGAAA TACTTGTGTGAGTGCCAGTTTGATGAAAACGTGAAGTTTAAAACGGCCATCAATGAGGAAGACCCAGATAAGATGCGTATTCTGCCCATTGGCCGGGACAAAGATGGTCAGATGTACTGGTTTCAACTGGATCAAGATGACAATGTGCGCGTCTACGTGGAGGAACAGGACGATTTGGACGGGTCGTCCTGGAAGTGCATCGTCAA AACCAGAAACGACTTGGCTGAAGTGGTCGCTTTGCTCAAGACGCAAATTGATCCGGAGCTGCTAAAAAGGGAGCAGGAAAACATGGCAGAGTCTGAGAAGAAAGAGAACACGGAAG GTGAAGTTAAAAAGTCAGAGAGTTCGTCTGATGAAGACAGCAGAGACGGCGATGTTAAATGTTCTGTCTCACAGAAAGTTGACTGGGCTGACAACGGCGTCTCACAGAACAGCGTCATCGAGGGCAACGTCGAAGCGGAGTCGTGTTCAGAAAAACCCCCTGCGGATGTCAACATGTGCGACAAAAATCTGATCATTAAAAAAGAGCCGCCAGACATTTCTGACAGGAAGCCGAACAAAGAGACCATGGCTGTATCCATAAAGTCCGAGAATGGAGAAGAGGTGAAGACGAATGGAGAAGTTAAGAAGATCAGCCCTGAAGGGATCCAGCAAGCTCTCAAAACCCAGGAACAGGCCAAGATTCCTTTGAAAAAACGAGGGATGAAGTTTAGTGAAGACTTTGACAAAAACAGCAATATTATAGTCCCAAACCCATCCCTTCATCACGGGAACGAATGTGCAAAAACAGAGCTGGCCCCTGAGCAGGCGGGTAAGACGTTGGGCGTAAATGATCACGTTAACGGTGACGTCCAAGCCCAGGCAGAGAAAGAACCCCAGAGTGATTCAAAACCTAAAGAGACTGtgaggatggagcaggagaatTCACCTTCAGAGGCAAAAAATGAGGGTTTGACAGAAAAgccgtcagcagcagctccagtg GAGGCTCCAGCTGTAGCTCCAGTGGAGGCTCCAGCTGTAGCTCCAGCTGTAGCTCCAGAGGAGGCTCCAGCGGTGGCTCCAgaggaggctccagcagcagctccagtggtggctccagaggtggctccagctgtaGCTCCAGTGGTGGCTCCAGCTGTAGCTCCAgaggaggctccagcagcagctccagaggtggctccagtg gtagctccagcagcagctccagaggtggctccagTGGTGGCTCCAGCTGTAGCTCCAGTGGTGGCTTCAGTGGAGGCTCCAGTGGAGGCTTCAGTGGTGGCTCCAGTGGTGGCTCCAgaggaggctccagcagcagctccagaggtggctccagaggtggctccagcagtagctccagcagcagctccagaggtggctccagtggtggctccagaggtggctccagTGGTGGTTCCAGCAGTAGCTCCAGAGGTAGCTCCAGAGGTAgctccagaggtggctccagaggtggctccagcagcatctccggAGGTGGCTCCAGTGGTGGCTTCAGAGGTGGCTCCAGTGGTGGCTCCAGCAGTAgctccagaggtggctccagcagcatctccggaggtggctccagtggtggctccagcagcatctccagaggtggctccagcagcatctccagaggtagctccagcagcatctccggAGGTGGCTCCAGTG gtggctccagaggtggctccagTGGTGGCTTCAGAGGTGGCTTCAGTGGTGGCTCCAGCAGTAgctccagag GtagctccagcagcatctccggAGGTGGCTCCAGTGGTGGCTTCAGTGGTGGCTCCAGTGGTggctccagaggtggctccagaggtggctccagaggtggctccagaggtagctccagaggtggctccagTG GTAgctccagaggtggctccagAGGTAGCTCCAGAGGGGGCTCTGGTAGAGGCTCCAGCTGTAGCTCCAGCTGTAgctccagaggtggctccagTGACTGTGTCAGCGACGCCAATTTTGCCCAAAAACTCCAACAATCAACGTGAGAAAAGTCCCAATGACCACAAACACACTAGAAGTCCGAGTCTGAAACCTGATGAACGTCATTCAGCTGAGGAGTCAGATCGGACTGAAGGAACAAAGACGACGATGAAAGAAGGTTTAATCGACACAAGAGGAGACATTGAAGGAGAGAAAGCAGAAACCAGAGAACCCACAGACAAACCTGACGTTGAAATGGCAGAAATCCAAAAAGGGACCAGCCAAGAGGCCAAAAATGCTGTCAAAACTGCAGCCGAGGAAATGGTAACTGAAACAAACAGTgcagaagctccagaaaaggtggAATCTTCTAAGGTGAAAACATTCGACCACGGagatgcagaaggaaaagcCAGCATGGCCTCGGAGAAGGAAACATCCCAGCATTCAGAGGGAACAGCAAACTCTGACGGTGGAATCAAAGAGGACTCCACAGTTGCCGGCGAAAGTAAGATGTGGGTGGAAAAAcctgcaggaaaagaagaaccaTCTCATCCTTCGGAGGGGAGAAACACAGTGAGACAACCTGACCCAAGGCCTTCAAGgacagaagaagatggagagcgGAAGAGTCTGTCGTCGGACAACAAAGATGACGCCAACGATAAAAATGCAGCGCTCCCAACCCTAGATCCTCCAGCAGAGGCCAACGAAGATGAAGAGAAGCTAGAAGAGGAAATGCAGAACAAAGCTGAATGTAAAACCAAGGATGGTTTGTCACAGACGCCCTCCAAGCCTGATGCAGGAAACGAAACTGAGCAACAAAACAAGGACGAAAAGAAGACGGAGGTCTGCTCGCTCGAAGAGACGCCAGTCAGGACTCAGGCCAGAACTAAACGGCCGGTTCACCGCAGGCGAGCCGAAGTCCAGATGGAGGATTGGCCAACGGATGCCGAATCGGACGCTAACGTGGGCAGATCGCTGCGGAGATCCCCTAGAATCTCAAGACCAACTGCAAAGGCTGTAGAGATCCACGACAAAGTGAGCCAGAACACCACGCCGGCGGAGAAGCCGGAGGATGAGAAGAGCGcgaaggaaaaagaggaagaggaggagctggaggaagccaaGGCCACGCAGAAGAAACCAAGGGAGAAAAAGGTTGATCAGGAAGGTCAAACCAAGTCAAAG GGAAGGAAGCGGCGGAGGGTCCGATGGTCCAACACACGGACGCATCGCAAAAAGCGAAGCTCTGAAGATGACGCCAGCGACCAGGAGTCGagcgaagaggaggagagcgaagaAGAGGACGACAGTGACGAGGACTATAAGGTGGAGCGAGGCAGAAGGCGGCGGAATCGCAACCGGGAGCGACGCAGCTCGGACTCCTCCACATCCTCGGATGATGACCTACCTCCAAACGACGACCCCTGTAAACACTGTGGTCTTCCAAATCACCCTGAGCTG ATCTTACTGTGCGATTCCTGTGACAGCGGCTACCACACGGCCTGCCTGAGGCCCCCCCTCATGATCATCCCTGATGGCGAATGGTTCTGCCCGCCCTGTCAGCAC AAGCAGCTGTGCGACAAACTGCAAGAGCAACTGCAAAACCTGGACGCCGCGTTGAAGAAGAAggaaagagcagagaggag GAAAGAGCGATTGATCTACGTTGGAATTAGCGTTGAAAACATCATCGCCCCCTCG gtggaggaggagccaaAGCCCGAGAtcatcaaagagaagaaagaagtgaAGAAAAGCAAGAGCTGGGGTCGAAGGTCAACGAGGAACAAGAAATCCATCAGCTACAG GTTTGATGAATTTGATGAGGCGATCGAGGAGGCCATCGAGGAAGACGTGAAAGAAGCAGAAGGCGGAG GAGCAGGACGGGGCAAAGACATGTCCAACATCACCGGCCATCGAGGAAAAGACATGTCCGCCATCCTGCAGGCCGACGACGGAAAAGAGAACGGCCAGGTACCGCGACCCACCGCCGGGCAGCGCAGGAAGAAACGCCGGCGCCTGAACGACCTGGACAGTGACAGCACcgtggacgaggaggagagcgaggaagagTTTTGTCTAAGCGAAAG CTCAGAGGAGTTTGTCGCCTCCGACAATGAATCGGAGGCCGAAACGGGCGTAGAGTCCAACCACAGCGAAGGCAGCGACACGCCTCACGTGACATCGCGAATCAGAAACGTGCCGCAGCGCCGACACAGctccaggaagaggcagaggccGAGTTGGTACTCGGACGAAGaagaggagagtggagaggaagaggaagatgaaataG TGACCGAAGGCTCCAGCGAGTTTAGTGACGGAGATCTGGACATGAGTCGACGGCGTTCCCGGCGGAGTCGGAAGGCTCAGGTGAACTACAGAGAGACCTCCGAGTCTGAAGGTTCTCAGGCCGACACCAATCGGTCCAAGCTGAAACCCAGGAGACGGCAGGAGAGCTCTGACAGCGAAG tcaGTTTCTCCGGCGACTCTGAGGATGAGTccagggggaagaggagagcggGCTCTTCTGAGGAGGACTCCAGAGAACGACGCAGGAGGCTTGCGCTGAAACGGCGACGGGCCTCCGAAGAGGACAACTCTGACGACTCGTCCGACGACTcctcggaggaggaggatcggCCCATCCGCAAAAGAGTGAATCGCATCGACTCGGACgacgacgaggaggaggacacttGGGTGGCAAAGGAAGCCGCTGAGAAAGCGGATGAAGAATCAAACCTTGCAGGCAGTAAACTGGAGCCGCCGTCCAGTAACGGACAGGGTCGAATAAAGAGCCCTGAGGGGCACCCCCCCGCCAGAGACCAGCTCACGAATACGGAGCCGCCCAAAAACGCCGGCGTCACGCCAGCCGCCCCCTTAGCACCAAACGGCGTGTCCGGCCAAGACgtggcaggacaggaggacgacGAAGACGACCTGTTAGGAGTCACAGACCTCGTGGACTACGTCTGCAATAACGAAGACttgtaa